Sequence from the Bacillus sp. BGMRC 2118 genome:
CCATTACAGCATCTCTTTATGATTTCTGATGAGTTTGCCGAGTTAAAAACACAGCAGCCTGAGTTTATGGAGCAATTAGTAAGTGCTGCTCGTATCGGTAGAAGTCTTGGAGTCCATCTCATCTTAGCAACACAAAAGCCATCTGGAGTAGTAGATGACCAAATTTGGAGTAACAGTAAATTTAGAATTAGCTTAAAGGTACAGGAAAAGGCAGACAGTATGGAGGTAATCAAGAGACCAGATGCAGCTGAATTGTCAACGACAGGACGATTTTATTTACAAGTGGGATATAACGAGTTATTTGAGCTTGGTCAGTCTGCATGGGCAGGGGCACCTTATATACCAACAGAAAAAATAGAGAAGAGTCAAGACACTGAAATAACGGTGATCGATCACTTAGGGAGGGTTATTGTAAGCGCAAAGGAAGATAAGAATGCACTGTTACATGCTAATCCACCTAAGCAAATTGATGAAATTACGAATTATTTAGCTGTGCTTGCTGAACAAGAACATGTAAAAGTTAAACAACTATGGCTGGAACCAATTGCTGCAATTATTTATCTAGAACAGTTAAAAGAAAAATATCAAGATACAGTGACAAATCGATTTGAGCTTAACCCTGTTATTGGTGAATATGATGATCCGGCAAATCAAAGGCAAATGCTTATGAGACTGCCAATAACGGAGGAAGGAAATACGATTATTTATGGAGTTGCTGGAAGTGGAAAAACTACGTTCCTTTCAACAATGATTTATTCATTAATGGAGGAACATTCTCCAGAAGAAGTAAATCTTTATTTACTAGACTTTAGTTCAGAAACGTTAAGTTGGTTTAAACAATCTCCACATGTAGGAGATGTCATCCTTTCACATGAGAGTGAAAAGATTGGTAACCTCTTTAAAATGGCAAATAGCGAGATTACCAGAAGAAAGAAACTATTATCAAACTATGGTGGAGATTTCAAAGTCTACAATCAGCTTGCAACTGACAGTCTTCCATCCATTATTATTGCTATTCACAATTTCTCGGCATTTACAGAAATGTATGAAGAGCATGAGGAGTCAATAAGCTACTTGACTCGTGAAGGATTGAAATACGGAATCTATTTTATTGTTACTGCATTGAATACTAGTGCTGTTAGATACAAGCTTCTTCAAAACTTTAAACAAATGTATGTTCTTCAGTTAAATGATACAACCGAATACTCCGGGGTACTCGGGAGTGTTGATGGTGTTTATCCCTCTAAGCATAAGGGGAGAGGAATCTTTAAAAATGATACTGTATATGAATTCCAAACAGCTCACATTTCTGAAGAAGCTACAAGGGATGCATATACATTCACGGTAAATTATTGCCAATTAGCTCAACGAAAATGGAATGGTGTCCGTAGTGCCTCGCGTATTCCAACGTTACCAGAAGCGGTAGATCTTGACTATTTACAAGAGGAGATTATTTATAACAAAATTGAACACCTGCCAATTGGAGTAGAACGAAGCACACTTCAAACATCGTACTATAATTTTACAGACTATATTAATCTAGTTCTTTCGAATGACTCACCTACAAATGAGGGATTCATCAAGGGACTTGTAGAAATGTATGAAGGTCACACAGATGATGAGCTAATTGTGATAGATATGAATGAAACATTATCATCTATAGCTGGTAAACGTCATCAATATGTATGTAACTCTGGTGAATTAGAAAGCATAATCGTTTATTTATTCACGACATTAGTAAATAGGAATAATTCGTCAAAAGAAGCAATTGAGGAAGGTAGAGAGGCACCGGCATTTAAGAGAATTACGTGTATTATTGATTCTTTTTCAGATATGTATGGAAGGTTGTCAGAGGATGGAAAAGACAAGATGAAGGTATTTTTAGAGCGAGGTGATTCTTTAAATGTCCATTTCATCATAAACGACAGAGTAAACAAACTAACGTCAATGTCCTATGAATCTTGGTTCAAGAAGCAAGTTTCACTCACAGAAGGGATCTGGCTAGGGAACGGAATCTCAGAACAATATTTAGTGAAGGTTCAAAAAGTAACACCAGACATGTATAAAGAGATACCAGAAGATTTTGGCTATGTAATTACAAAAGGTAAGCCTGTTTTAGTTAAACTCCTATCCAAAACGGCTAGTGCAGAGGAGGTAGCTTACTATGGATAAGGTTTTGGTTGAAATATATATTCCAGCTTCAGATGAAGTATATGACGTATTTATTCCTTTGAATAGTAAGTGCTTTGAAATCTTATCCCTGCTGTCTAAGGTGATGACCGAATTATCAAAGGGTTACTTTATCGCTACCAACAGTACAGTACTATGTGACAGGGAATCTGGTGCGTATTTAAATATTAATATGAGCATAGAAGAATTAGGACTTAAAAATGGTTCAAAGTTAATGCTATTGTAACTGAACTTGCTGGTGCAAGGTGTAGTAGAATCTATGCTATCCAATGTAGGTAAATCTAATAACGAACCTGCTGATCATATATGTTTTACAAGAACTACTTCAAAAGGGGAGATCAAGAAATGGATCAGAAAATCAGAGGTAAAGTTACTAGAATGATCTACGAACTTGATTCACTAAAAAGGGAATTACAAGTGCTTTCCATTGAAATTGAGAAGGAAATAAAGCGTATAGGTTCTTCAGACTATACCATAAGTTCACAGCCTGTAAAGAGTACGTATAAACGAGTTAGTGGTGAATGAGAAATAAGAATAGTAGAAATAGAGATTAGTAGTGGATGAGCAGCCACTCAATATGCTTGAATGGTTGCTCATCCACTACAGAAGGAGGTGAACGAAATGGCTCGTCAAATTACCGTAGATCCAGCTAAACTTGATTCAACATCTGCAAAGATTGAACAACAAGCTGGTGATTATGAAAGAATTTATAAACAATTATTCAATGAGGTAGATGGAATGGCTGCTGCATGGCAAGGTGCTGATAACCTTGCATATGTGAACCAAGTGAAAGGCTTCATGGATGATCTACAAAAAATGTCAGAACTAATGAGACAATACTCTGAGTTCTTGAAAATGAGTGCTACTACTTATAGAAACACGCAAAATGAAGTAATTAATGCAGCTAAGCGATTATCTAACTAATGTCTAAGAAAAGGAGGGGAACAAAGTGGCAGCTGATGGAATTAAAATTTCCCTTGGGGAAGTTACAAGTACAGCAAATACAATTCGTACATTAAATCAAAACCTAGATTCAAGGTTAAAAGATATTAAAGGTCAAATGGACGGACTTTCATCTTCTTGGCAAAGTGATGCGTCGAATACGATTAGAGATAACTTCAATGCACTTCAGCCGAAATTTGAAGCATTCCGTGAAGTAGTAGATGCATACGCCAAATTTCTAGATCAAACTGTTACAAACTATAACTCTGCTGAAACAGCAATTAACAATAACGCGAGTGCGTTCAAATAAATTCCAAAAGGAAGGGGAACAGAGTAATGTTATCCCTTCCTTCCCAAAAGAAACAGTGAAGGAGCTCATACAAAATGATTAAGCATCTTGAATTAAGTGAGAGTAACGGTCTTCCTAAATTCCTATTTTATAAAGTACCTCCGAGTCAAATTGATAAGCAGGATTTAGAACTTATTCAGTATGGAGACGTAGATGGCTTACTTCCGTGTGTGACAGTTGGGAAGGATGCAGATACGTATATTCGCTATGATGTGGTATTTGAACGGAACTTGACTGTACAGTTAGATGAATTCCTAAAGAAAAAGGATCTTACGGATTATTTACATAGCTTACTAGAGTCCTTTCATTCATTAGAAGAGAAGGGGTTAAACAGTGAAAATATACTTCTGGATATGAACTATATCTTTATTGATCACTTTTCAAATAGATTAGTATTCTTATATGTTCCACTAAAGCAGCATAATGTTTTTGAAAAGGTATCAATGAAAGAGTTTATACAAGATCTCTTAGGTAGAACAAGATTTGATGAAAATGATGATACTGTATTTTTTATCAGACTTCATAATGCGATTGCAAGTCGTGGAGAAATAGACATAAGAGGTCTGCAGGAAATATTGGCTAATGTAACGCTTCCTACGGAACAGACAAAGAATAACAGACACATAGTGGAAGAGACAAGAAAGGAGAGTCCAGCAAGTTTTTACCGTCCAGGTGAGAAGAGTGATGAAAGTGTGTCTCAAGGTAATCTCGGTATACTTACATCAGAATACTCAAGTAAAAAAGTTGATAAGCGCTCAAGTCAAAAACTCGAAATAGAAGAAGAGGTTCAATATAAACGAATAACTAGAACAGATATGGGAGATTCGATTTCTACTTTAGGAGGTACATCTATCTCTATTAGTCCTACAGGTGTTGCCTCAATTCAGACTGAGGTACACGAAGATGAAGGCACAACCGTGCTAGGAGAGACAATTGTTGAAGAAGAAGAGACTACTGCATTAGGAATAGGCAGACAACCTATGACGACTCCATATATAGTAGTCGTAAGTAATAACAAGAAGGTATATGTCACAAAGAACCGATTTACAATTGGAAGAGATCCGAACCAAGTAGATTTTACTTCTGAAAATAAAACAGTTGGACGTGTACATGCAGAATTAGAAACGGTATCTGGAGAATATTTTTTAATAGATAATAAATCTACGAATGGCAGTTTTATAAACGGAAATAGGATATCACCACATGAAAAAATGAAGCTAAGGCATGAAGATCAATTCAAGCTAGGGAATGAAGAGTTTGTGTTTCGATTATTTTAGTAAAGGATGGCAGGTGAAGAAATGTCATTTTTAGTGGCGTATCATACAGACCTTGGTAATAGAAAAAAAACAAATCAAGATGCACTGTTAATGAAATCGGTTAGAACGAGAAAAGGTAGAATTGGGTTATTTGTAGTTTGTGACGGAATGGGCGGTTTGTCTGACGGTGAGTTAGCGAGTGCTACTGTAATTCGGAGTTTAGCGAGGTGGTTTGAAGAAAACGTA
This genomic interval carries:
- a CDS encoding WXG100 family type VII secretion target; the encoded protein is MAADGIKISLGEVTSTANTIRTLNQNLDSRLKDIKGQMDGLSSSWQSDASNTIRDNFNALQPKFEAFREVVDAYAKFLDQTVTNYNSAETAINNNASAFK
- a CDS encoding WXG100 family type VII secretion target, which produces MARQITVDPAKLDSTSAKIEQQAGDYERIYKQLFNEVDGMAAAWQGADNLAYVNQVKGFMDDLQKMSELMRQYSEFLKMSATTYRNTQNEVINAAKRLSN
- a CDS encoding FHA domain-containing protein yields the protein MIKHLELSESNGLPKFLFYKVPPSQIDKQDLELIQYGDVDGLLPCVTVGKDADTYIRYDVVFERNLTVQLDEFLKKKDLTDYLHSLLESFHSLEEKGLNSENILLDMNYIFIDHFSNRLVFLYVPLKQHNVFEKVSMKEFIQDLLGRTRFDENDDTVFFIRLHNAIASRGEIDIRGLQEILANVTLPTEQTKNNRHIVEETRKESPASFYRPGEKSDESVSQGNLGILTSEYSSKKVDKRSSQKLEIEEEVQYKRITRTDMGDSISTLGGTSISISPTGVASIQTEVHEDEGTTVLGETIVEEEETTALGIGRQPMTTPYIVVVSNNKKVYVTKNRFTIGRDPNQVDFTSENKTVGRVHAELETVSGEYFLIDNKSTNGSFINGNRISPHEKMKLRHEDQFKLGNEEFVFRLF
- a CDS encoding methyltransferase, which translates into the protein MDKVLVEIYIPASDEVYDVFIPLNSKCFEILSLLSKVMTELSKGYFIATNSTVLCDRESGAYLNINMSIEELGLKNGSKLMLL